A genomic stretch from Rhodobacterales bacterium HKCCA1288 includes:
- a CDS encoding ferredoxin: MLGHFAPEDSHGLGPEVKTVVLLGPDEPRFWSAFEDSSEYRDGAPDPMDRWSARVIGDWAREIGGEAYFPFGGPPYAPFYQWALATGAVWPSPIRLLIHAQSGLFVSFRGALGLPYAMPQAPAQDRPCDSCTHQPCRSACPVAAFDGSGYDTIRCHDHLNTMAGADCMTKGCRARRACPISQNFGRVEAQSHFHMRSFHP; this comes from the coding sequence ATTTTGGGGCATTTTGCCCCAGAGGACAGTCACGGCCTAGGCCCTGAGGTAAAAACCGTGGTGCTTTTGGGGCCAGATGAGCCTCGCTTTTGGTCTGCGTTTGAAGACAGCTCCGAATATCGTGATGGCGCCCCTGACCCGATGGATCGCTGGTCTGCGCGGGTCATCGGTGACTGGGCCCGCGAGATTGGGGGGGAAGCCTATTTTCCCTTTGGTGGCCCACCCTATGCACCATTTTACCAATGGGCTTTGGCGACAGGTGCGGTATGGCCTAGCCCAATAAGGTTGCTCATCCATGCGCAATCGGGATTGTTTGTTTCCTTTCGCGGCGCACTTGGCTTGCCCTATGCAATGCCTCAAGCGCCTGCCCAAGACCGCCCATGCGACAGCTGCACGCACCAACCCTGCCGCAGCGCATGCCCTGTCGCAGCCTTTGACGGATCGGGCTATGATACGATCCGATGCCACGACCATCTGAACACAATGGCGGGGGCAGATTGCATGACCAAGGGCTGCAGGGCGCGGCGCGCCTGCCCGATCTCACAAAACTTTGGACGCGTTGAGGCGCAATCACATTTCCACATGCGGAGCTTTCACCCATGA
- a CDS encoding amino acid ABC transporter permease, whose translation MANSANSSVSYVRTEMLPEQAPPVSEAGVVKWVRENLFSGPLNTILTILSLVAIYWVVSHVFQWFAYGIWTANSLSECREVRDALYADGRNVACWAVLSERWNQLLFGFYPADAYWRPVVALIVFFIAVAPVMFNFGGRKLAIFSAVSPFICYWLLWGGSIWGPILTALGFVLAWLAYGQITRQFGALAGVVASILVPLIYWRFGVAPLTGLADGILPIGIENIQSKDFGGFMLALIIGITGIVLSLPLGILLALGRQSDLFIINKFSVIFIEVIRGVPLIVWLFTASLLLNYFLPPGTNFDLMLRVIIMVTLFAAAYMAEVVRGGLAALPRGQYEGADSLGLDYWQSMRLIILPQALKISIPGIVNTFIGLFKDTTLVVFIGLLDPIGLSNAIRATTEWNGIYWELFIFIGLCFFVFCYAMSRYSQYLERKLATDRH comes from the coding sequence ATGGCAAATTCTGCGAATAGCTCCGTTTCTTATGTGCGCACCGAGATGCTGCCCGAGCAGGCCCCGCCTGTCTCGGAAGCGGGCGTGGTGAAATGGGTGCGTGAAAACCTGTTCTCTGGGCCGCTCAATACAATCCTAACAATCCTGTCTTTGGTCGCGATTTATTGGGTGGTCAGCCATGTTTTCCAATGGTTTGCCTATGGCATTTGGACTGCAAATTCACTGAGTGAATGCCGTGAGGTGCGTGATGCGCTTTACGCCGATGGTCGCAATGTCGCCTGTTGGGCCGTCTTGAGCGAGCGTTGGAACCAACTTCTCTTTGGGTTCTACCCCGCCGATGCATATTGGCGCCCTGTTGTGGCTTTGATTGTGTTCTTCATCGCCGTTGCGCCTGTGATGTTCAACTTTGGTGGCCGCAAATTGGCGATCTTCTCGGCCGTGTCGCCCTTCATTTGCTACTGGCTGTTATGGGGCGGGTCGATTTGGGGGCCAATCCTGACGGCTCTGGGCTTTGTTTTGGCATGGTTGGCCTATGGCCAGATCACACGGCAATTCGGGGCTTTGGCAGGCGTTGTGGCGAGCATCCTTGTGCCGCTGATCTATTGGCGCTTTGGGGTTGCCCCACTAACGGGACTGGCCGATGGCATCTTGCCCATTGGAATTGAAAATATCCAATCCAAGGATTTCGGCGGGTTCATGTTGGCGCTGATCATCGGGATCACGGGCATTGTTCTGTCTTTGCCGCTTGGGATTTTGCTTGCGCTTGGGCGTCAGTCTGATTTGTTCATCATCAACAAATTCTCGGTGATCTTTATTGAGGTGATCCGCGGCGTTCCGTTGATTGTGTGGCTGTTCACGGCATCGCTTTTGTTGAACTACTTCCTGCCGCCTGGAACGAATTTTGACCTGATGCTCCGCGTGATTATCATGGTCACGCTCTTTGCCGCTGCCTATATGGCCGAGGTTGTGCGCGGTGGTTTGGCCGCCCTGCCTCGTGGGCAATATGAGGGGGCAGATAGTCTGGGCTTGGATTACTGGCAATCCATGCGCTTGATCATCCTGCCTCAGGCTTTGAAAATCTCAATTCCGGGCATCGTGAACACGTTTATCGGTTTGTTCAAAGACACAACTCTCGTGGTGTTCATCGGTCTGCTTGACCCGATCGGTCTGTCTAACGCAATCCGCGCCACGACCGAATGGAACGGGATTTACTGGGAATTGTTCATCTTCATCGGGCTTTGCTTCTTTGTGTTTTGCTACGCGATGTCCCGCTATTCGCAATATCTTGAGCGCAAGCTCGCAACAGATCGTCATTAA
- a CDS encoding histidine phosphatase family protein gives MTLTLILIRHAKSDWGDAGLDDHDRPLNARGIEDAPRVGTWLEAQGYRPDHVLCSTATRAVDTWAAISRCLSGAEIEVSYTRALYLAMPPDMLNVIRASEGHTLAVIGHNPGIGSLARSLVATQPQHEKFTRYPTAATLVVDFNATSWANIEIGAGVARAFITPRDLP, from the coding sequence ATGACCCTGACGTTGATCTTAATCCGCCATGCAAAATCAGATTGGGGCGATGCAGGGTTGGATGACCATGACCGCCCCCTCAATGCCCGCGGAATAGAGGATGCACCGCGCGTTGGAACATGGCTTGAGGCGCAGGGGTATAGGCCTGATCATGTGCTTTGCTCGACCGCAACCCGTGCTGTCGATACATGGGCAGCGATTTCCCGATGCCTCAGCGGTGCGGAAATCGAAGTTTCTTATACACGCGCGCTCTATCTCGCGATGCCGCCTGATATGCTGAATGTCATCAGGGCCAGTGAGGGCCACACATTGGCCGTCATCGGGCATAATCCTGGTATTGGGAGCTTAGCGCGCTCTCTGGTGGCGACACAGCCCCAACACGAGAAATTCACCCGCTACCCTACAGCCGCGACCTTGGTCGTGGACTTTAACGCAACATCTTGGGCCAACATAGAAATAGGCGCGGGGGTTGCCCGCGCCTTTATCACACCGCGTGACTTGCCCTAA
- a CDS encoding MOSC domain-containing protein: MSITLDQIWRHPIKGIGAERISGAFMAPDCALPLDRAYAVIEAGADPLQGQWQPCRNFLRGAKAPQLMAITACCLDNGTIRLSHPDLPDHIFDPKGDHSDLIAWLGAIYPPERPAPMAVVTAPKSGMTDANFASISILNLASLRALEARADMPLDPRRFRGNLWLEGLAPWEELDLIGATLVIGEARLKIVEPITRCRATEANPDTGVRDVPTLQILQSGWDHSEFGVYAETTQAGHIAQGDKVEIIW; this comes from the coding sequence TCGACCAAATATGGCGACACCCGATTAAGGGTATTGGCGCAGAACGTATTTCGGGGGCCTTTATGGCCCCCGATTGCGCTTTGCCGCTTGATCGCGCCTATGCGGTTATTGAAGCGGGGGCTGACCCCTTGCAGGGGCAATGGCAGCCCTGCCGAAATTTCCTGCGCGGCGCAAAGGCCCCTCAGCTTATGGCCATCACGGCTTGCTGTTTGGACAATGGCACAATCCGCCTGTCGCACCCTGATTTGCCCGATCACATATTCGACCCAAAAGGCGACCACAGCGATTTGATTGCATGGCTAGGGGCAATTTATCCGCCCGAACGACCCGCCCCGATGGCGGTGGTCACAGCGCCTAAATCAGGCATGACCGATGCGAATTTTGCCTCGATCTCAATTCTAAATCTTGCCTCACTGCGCGCCTTAGAGGCGCGGGCCGATATGCCACTGGATCCGCGCCGCTTTCGTGGGAATCTTTGGCTTGAGGGTCTAGCCCCTTGGGAAGAGCTTGACCTGATTGGGGCGACCCTCGTGATTGGCGAGGCCCGCCTAAAAATCGTAGAACCAATAACCCGTTGTCGTGCAACTGAAGCAAATCCTGACACAGGGGTAAGGGATGTGCCAACTCTGCAAATATTGCAAAGCGGTTGGGATCACAGCGAATTTGGCGTATACGCTGAAACCACCCAAGCGGGGCATATCGCCCAAGGGGATAAAGTGGAGATTATCTGGTGA
- a CDS encoding amino acid ABC transporter ATP-binding protein, translated as MKVTDEVAVEIRDMNKWYGSFHVLRDINLTVNRGERIVICGPSGSGKSTLIRCINALEEHQKGSITVDGTLLSNDLKNIDKIRSEVGMCFQHFNLFPHLTILENCTLAPIWVRKTPKKEAEETAMYFLEKVKIPDQAHKYPGQLSGGQQQRVAIARSLCMRPRIMLFDEPTSALDPEMIKEVLDTMIQLAEEGMTMLCVTHEMGFARQVANRVIFMDAGQIVEQNEPEPFFTNPQNDRTKLFLSQILGH; from the coding sequence ATGAAAGTCACCGATGAGGTGGCGGTTGAAATTCGCGATATGAACAAATGGTATGGTTCGTTCCATGTTTTGCGGGACATCAACCTTACTGTGAACCGCGGCGAACGTATCGTCATCTGTGGGCCATCTGGCTCGGGGAAATCTACGCTGATCCGCTGCATCAATGCATTGGAGGAGCATCAAAAGGGCTCCATCACTGTGGATGGCACATTGCTGTCAAATGACCTCAAGAACATTGACAAAATCCGTTCCGAGGTCGGGATGTGCTTTCAGCATTTCAACCTGTTTCCGCATTTGACCATTTTGGAAAACTGCACATTGGCCCCAATTTGGGTGCGCAAGACGCCCAAGAAAGAGGCCGAAGAAACGGCAATGTATTTCCTTGAGAAGGTGAAAATCCCCGATCAAGCGCATAAATATCCAGGGCAGCTGTCAGGGGGCCAGCAGCAGCGTGTGGCCATCGCGCGCAGCCTCTGTATGCGTCCGCGTATCATGCTGTTTGACGAACCGACATCGGCACTTGATCCTGAGATGATCAAGGAAGTTTTGGATACGATGATCCAATTGGCTGAAGAAGGTATGACCATGCTCTGTGTGACCCATGAGATGGGCTTTGCCCGTCAGGTTGCCAATCGCGTGATCTTTATGGATGCAGGCCAGATTGTTGAGCAAAACGAGCCTGAGCCGTTCTTCACCAACCCGCAAAATGACCGCACCAAGCTGTTCTTGAGCCAAATCTTGGGCCACTGA
- a CDS encoding ABC transporter permease subunit (The N-terminal region of this protein, as described by TIGR01726, is a three transmembrane segment that identifies a subfamily of ABC transporter permease subunits, which specificities that include histidine, arginine, glutamine, glutamate, L-cystine (sic), the opines (in Agrobacterium) octopine and nopaline, etc.): protein MASIPDPSSEPFRLGQLIYDRRYRSMTIQVFAFIMIMAFLWQLGWNTVQNLSALGKDFDFGFLGSRAGYDINQRLIEYSNDSTHGRAAIIGILNTLLVAFLGCILATIIGVIAGVLRLSKNWIVARLMTVYVEGFRNVPLLLWILVIFAVMTEATPQPRDFREGGDASMILFDSIAITNRGIFIPRPIWGEGSTLLVAVFFASLFAIWAFRRYARKKQEATGQILPVFWISTALFFVPSIIFYFILGGPVTLQLPELGGFNFTGGLQVRNSLIALWFALSLYTGAFIAEIVRSGILAVSRGQTEAAFALGLRPNRTMNLVILPQALRVIIPPLISQYLNLTKNSSLAIAVGYMDVRSTLGGITINQTGRELEGMLLLGVFYLVTSLIISSVMNVYNNAVKLKER, encoded by the coding sequence ATGGCCTCGATACCGGATCCAAGTTCTGAACCCTTCCGCTTGGGTCAGTTGATTTATGATCGTCGTTATCGCTCAATGACGATCCAAGTATTCGCTTTCATTATGATCATGGCTTTTCTTTGGCAGCTTGGCTGGAACACGGTTCAAAACCTGTCCGCGCTTGGCAAAGATTTTGATTTTGGCTTTCTAGGGTCGCGCGCGGGCTATGATATCAACCAGCGCTTGATCGAATATTCCAACGACAGCACCCATGGCCGTGCTGCGATTATTGGGATCTTGAACACGCTGCTTGTCGCCTTTCTGGGCTGTATTCTTGCCACGATAATTGGCGTGATAGCAGGCGTTTTGCGTCTTTCGAAAAACTGGATCGTAGCGCGTTTGATGACGGTTTATGTGGAAGGGTTCCGCAATGTGCCGTTGCTGTTGTGGATCCTTGTGATCTTCGCCGTCATGACCGAAGCCACCCCACAGCCGCGCGATTTCCGCGAAGGCGGGGATGCGTCCATGATCCTGTTCGACAGTATCGCGATTACAAATCGCGGTATCTTTATCCCGCGTCCGATTTGGGGTGAGGGCTCAACCCTGCTTGTGGCGGTGTTTTTTGCTTCACTCTTTGCGATTTGGGCTTTCCGCCGCTATGCGCGCAAAAAACAAGAGGCAACGGGTCAAATCTTGCCTGTGTTCTGGATTTCTACGGCTTTGTTCTTTGTGCCTTCAATTATTTTCTACTTCATTCTGGGCGGGCCAGTCACGCTGCAGTTGCCTGAATTGGGTGGGTTCAACTTTACGGGCGGCCTACAGGTGCGCAACTCGCTGATTGCCTTGTGGTTTGCGTTGTCGCTCTACACGGGTGCGTTCATCGCAGAGATTGTGCGCTCAGGTATTTTGGCGGTATCACGCGGGCAAACCGAAGCAGCCTTTGCCTTGGGCTTGCGCCCCAACCGCACGATGAATTTGGTGATCCTGCCGCAGGCCTTGCGCGTGATCATCCCACCCCTGATTTCGCAATATCTGAACCTGACCAAGAACTCCTCCTTGGCGATTGCTGTGGGTTATATGGATGTGCGGTCTACCTTGGGTGGGATCACGATCAACCAAACAGGCCGCGAGCTTGAAGGGATGCTCCTCTTGGGCGTCTTTTACTTGGTCACATCCCTAATCATTTCGAGCGTGATGAATGTCTACAACAACGCCGTTAAGTTGAAGGAGCGCTGA
- the argB gene encoding acetylglutamate kinase — MKKQTAKMRDFLSTARTLNEALPYLQRYHGAIVVIKLGGHAMGSDEGMASFARDVMLMRTVGVNPVVVHGGGPMINEMLEKLGVTSTFTRGKRVTDAATMDVVEMVLSGQVNKRIVQAINAEGGRAVGLSGKDASMITCTMADPELGFVGEPSEVDTTLLRQLFEAEMIPVIAPIGADRDGHSYNINGDTAAGAIAAALKADRLLLLTDVSGVKNADGEVVTELSAADVEAMTESGVIAGGMIPKTETALSAVRAGVRAAVILDGRAPNACLLELFTDHGAGSIIRA, encoded by the coding sequence ATGAAGAAGCAGACAGCCAAAATGCGTGATTTTCTCTCGACCGCCCGCACCTTGAACGAAGCCCTGCCTTACTTGCAGCGCTATCACGGGGCGATAGTGGTGATCAAATTGGGCGGTCATGCGATGGGATCGGATGAGGGGATGGCCTCATTCGCGCGCGATGTGATGCTGATGCGCACTGTTGGGGTGAACCCTGTGGTGGTGCATGGCGGCGGGCCAATGATCAATGAGATGCTTGAAAAGCTTGGCGTGACTTCCACCTTCACGCGCGGCAAGCGGGTCACGGATGCCGCCACGATGGATGTTGTGGAAATGGTTCTATCGGGTCAGGTCAATAAGCGGATCGTGCAGGCGATCAACGCCGAAGGCGGGCGCGCAGTTGGTCTGTCGGGCAAAGATGCCTCGATGATCACCTGCACAATGGCCGACCCCGAACTTGGCTTTGTCGGCGAACCCAGCGAGGTAGACACGACCCTTCTCCGGCAACTCTTTGAGGCCGAGATGATCCCTGTGATTGCCCCCATTGGTGCAGATCGTGATGGTCACAGCTATAATATCAATGGCGACACGGCAGCGGGGGCTATTGCCGCCGCCCTGAAGGCAGATCGCCTGCTGCTTTTGACTGATGTGTCGGGCGTCAAAAATGCCGATGGCGAAGTGGTAACCGAATTGAGCGCCGCCGATGTTGAGGCCATGACCGAAAGCGGGGTCATCGCAGGCGGAATGATCCCCAAAACCGAAACGGCCCTGTCAGCCGTGCGCGCAGGCGTGCGCGCCGCCGTTATTTTGGACGGGCGCGCGCCCAATGCCTGCCTTTTGGAATTGTTCACGGATCACGGGGCAGGATCAATCATCCGCGCTTAG
- a CDS encoding YihA family ribosome biogenesis GTP-binding protein, which translates to MSAALPFPLAEDADEISLEKGRLLFARGADFVKGVVAMDGLPPADRLEICFAGRSNVGKSSLINALTGRKNLARASNTPGRTQEINFFTLGESHYVVDLPGYGYAEAPVAVVEKWQKLLKAYLSGRVSLRRAFVLIDTRHGIKAVDDEIMTLLDQSAVTFQVVMTKADKVKEAERDKILAQVRKALSKHPAAYPELLMTSSEKGWGIENLRALIAGLA; encoded by the coding sequence GTGAGTGCAGCCCTGCCTTTCCCGCTGGCCGAAGATGCCGATGAGATCAGCCTTGAGAAGGGGCGGCTGCTGTTTGCGCGCGGTGCAGATTTTGTCAAAGGCGTTGTTGCCATGGATGGCCTGCCCCCAGCAGATCGGCTTGAAATATGCTTTGCTGGGCGCTCGAATGTTGGGAAATCTTCGCTGATCAATGCGCTGACTGGGCGTAAAAACTTGGCACGGGCCTCAAACACACCCGGACGGACACAAGAGATCAACTTCTTCACACTTGGCGAGAGCCATTATGTGGTCGACTTGCCGGGCTATGGCTATGCAGAAGCGCCTGTTGCGGTGGTCGAGAAATGGCAGAAATTGCTCAAAGCCTATCTGTCAGGCCGCGTCTCATTGCGCCGCGCTTTCGTGCTTATCGACACACGGCATGGGATCAAGGCGGTTGATGACGAGATCATGACCCTGCTTGATCAATCAGCTGTGACCTTTCAGGTCGTGATGACCAAAGCCGACAAGGTAAAAGAAGCTGAACGCGATAAGATTTTGGCCCAAGTGCGCAAGGCGCTGTCAAAACACCCTGCCGCCTATCCCGAGCTCTTGATGACCTCGTCAGAAAAAGGTTGGGGTATTGAAAACCTTCGGGCCTTGATCGCAGGGCTTGCTTGA